ATAAAATATAATGATCGATTGTAATTAGAGCATTTCCCAAAAGCTTCATTCACattgaaaataacaaaacacATCAACCCTAGAAAGATTACACAAAGATTAAATTCATCAGCCTCCGAATCCGTATAGAGTACGGCCTTGTCTTTTCAAAGCATAGACGACGTCCATGGCAGTGACGGTCTTCCGGCGAGCGTGCTCGGTGTAAGTAACGGCGTCACGGATGACGTTCTCTAGAAAGATCTTGAGTACGCCACGAGTCTCCTCGTAGATGAGACCGCTGATACGCTTAACGCCGCCACGTCTGGCCAAACGGCGGATGGCGGGCTTGGTGATGCCCTGGATGTTGTCTCTGAGGACCTTGCGATGCCTCTTGGCTCCTCCCTTTCCCAAACCCTTTCCACCTTTGCCTCTTCCTGACATTTTTGGTTCCTTTCTTTCTCTGCAACTTTTCTCTGTGGAGTGGTGAAtgagtttttgttgttgttaatgGAAATGAGGTTTCGGAGCTATCTATAGATGTTGAGTTGTGTTATTAGGACCGTTGGATTAGGTTGCAATCCGCGTGTGGAGTCAGTTTGGCTTTTGTGACCGTTAGATTAGATTAGATTTAATTATGAGAAAAGCTGATTGGTAAAATGCGCCAAAGTTTTGTGAATGTGTCTAGGCTGTGGCGGGAAATTTCAATTCTTTGTAATGTAAAATTAAGACCTTCAATTCTACATCTAAATTGttctcaaaaaaatatatattctacatctaagtgttaaaaaaaaatatactgtattttgtagaaattgtaaaaaaaatttaagatgaaatagaaaaattaagaggATTTTGAATAATGTAGAGAggattttaatttgttttttaattttcttaaaataaaacttttaaTCTTAACATAAAAGTAAAGAAAGAAGTTGAAGAATAActtttatttaatacaataactAAATTTACCTTtacataaaatttaattcaaatatatatctttttataAGTATTGTACCTAAATTATCTTCACACACTCATATAATTAAAAcataatttcaaatataataGATTTGTATTCTTTGTAGATGGATATATAGGTTGACAAATTttgattagaaaaaaataaaaactatcgTAAAGTGATAGAAAGTAAAATTGGTAGAATAATTGAAAAAAGAGGTAAACATAATAGATTTTGAAAAAGATGGTAAAATTAAAGACGAGATATGTAGTGTAATTTCCACTAAAACTAAGCCACCAGACCAAACACCCCCAACCTCGACCCTAACTCCCCCTACCCTCCAAGATTAAACCCTATGTCAGACCAAAGCCCCCCTCCACTCGATCGACGACGACAGCCTCGTTCGGCTGTTCTACCAGAGATTGACCCTCCCACGACAAAGACGACCGGAAGCCCATTTGGAGCTctatgttgagaatcatggggttccatctcaaaaccaattggcaatgagtacAGTAACTCATGTTCTTATGTATGGCTCAATATTCTATTCTTACATTTGATCCATGTGAGACAATATTCTCCAAtatcccccctcaagatggtggTTATTTTTGCTCACCAATCTTGAATCACCTTATCACAGGCCTTGCCATTTGCTCGCTTATTTTTGTTCGGATCTCAGGCGTCTTTGCACCATCTGGATCTCGTGCGGCTGGCTAACCATCTGGATAGGTGTGGATCGAAAGCCCGTtagggatatggctctgataccatgttgagaatcatggggttccatctcaaaaccaattggcaatgagtggagtaacccatgttcttatatatggctcaatattCTATTCTTACATTTGATCCATGTGAGACAATATTCTCCAATACTC
This Cannabis sativa cultivar Pink pepper isolate KNU-18-1 chromosome 6, ASM2916894v1, whole genome shotgun sequence DNA region includes the following protein-coding sequences:
- the LOC115725040 gene encoding histone H4 gives rise to the protein MSGRGKGGKGLGKGGAKRHRKVLRDNIQGITKPAIRRLARRGGVKRISGLIYEETRGVLKIFLENVIRDAVTYTEHARRKTVTAMDVVYALKRQGRTLYGFGG